TGGCGGTGGCGCGTATAGCTCGCCCcaatttatcgaaattatgttaCCGGAGAGAAGAAAAGAGTGTTTTCCTTCTACACACTGGCTTCAAACTGATTGCTTTATGGTCCATTCTTGCTGCCTACATAATTCCATTCTTCCTCGTACCTCACACAGTTCATCCAGTCATAGGCTGGGGCCTCTACTTGCTTGGGACGTTTTCGCTTTCTTTTATGGCTATCAACGCCTTTCTTTTGCCGTTGCTACACGTACTCGTACCATGGCTTGGGATCATTGGGGCCCTTTTAGTGATGGCATATCCTTGGTATAACAATGGTGTTTCAAGGGCTCTGGCTGTTTTCGGATACGCGTTTTGCAGCTCGCCTTTTCTTTGGGTATCGTTGGTTAAAATTGTGTCATCCCTTCATGTTTCACTAGAAAGGGAAGCTTTCTTGCCCAGATTAGGCGAAAACGCTTCGCCTTTGGGGTTCAATAAGTTGTATTAAGGAATGACAGACCACTTGgttatatgtatttgtataagaAATCTAAtttgtttgataaaaaaatttgttggtcTTTGCCGATCTTAACATGTTCATACATCACAACGTAATTTCGTTTGAGAAGATTGTCTCTCTACGGTTACATGAAGATGTAAAACTGATCGATAGTGTATTTCGGTTGGGAGAACTATTTCCCTACTTGATTAGTCGATGTTGTAAAATCTGTTGGAGTGTGTTGCTAAGTAATTCATTCATTGAGTTTTTGACAGAGCTTATAAGATCTAAAAAAAGCTTATAAGTTGTTTTAAGCTTATAAACTCTCATAAtttgtttgataaaaaaatttgcacaaaatttatcaaaataagctgtttaaaaaaaattgagataccacatatttttaaaaatagatcctattttatattttatttatccaaaatatttttatatatcctCTTAAATTCCTATTTTATCTTTACTTCTTAAATTTCCACTTTTATcactttgtttttttataatcaaatttaaaatatgattttgttcTATCTTTtattaagatataaaaaaaatattaatatttgtaatcaatattttatttacacacatttaaaaaataataaataattttttaacataattttttaaatataaatttaaaatactcaaatcataaaactattttaatgaTAAAATGATCTTATAATATtaaacacatttaaaataaattcattcaaatattttaacagcttatttttaaaataaaacctctcatcttacaaatttataaaataatttataagatataaaagtttttaagatgttttaaataaatttagtggaacattataaaaatacaaatatcttaaaatgaagaaaaatcaaaaagtaaacaaacaaataaaataaaattttataaaagattattaattaaataaatagaaatcacaaatttttaaaattttaaaacaaataaataaaaaaagagagatgGAGCGAGCAAGCCCTAGCCGCTGGTCATCTTCTTCACAGTCTACTCTATCGCTCTTCAGGTACAAACCCTTCTTCTTCTTTCTATCATACGTACCCGTGTAGTTATGTTTTTCAGTAGAAtgacaattttcttattttttctgTTCAAATACGAAACAAGCATTTGAAAGTTTAGTTCGTCAATCATACATGCAAAAGTGGTGTTCAGATTTCTGCACTTCATTCTTATCCAGCAGACCACCACCGTATTTACATTTATGGGGCAACTAGTTTAACTTCTCATTTTGCGaatttggtattttgttcttgCTTTTATTCTTTTTTGTGGGTTCTAAATATTTGGGCTTATAGTTCTGGTGGATAGGCTGGGGGAGAACTGGGATAGTCATACTTTGTTAATTGATTTTTCTCGTGGCATGATTCTTTTAAAGGATGCATCTTGGTGGTCATGCAAGTATAATATGGATATATAAGGCTAGGTAATTTTTGGCCAGATATCCCAACTGTGTATTGGCCTTTCGGTCTGATCCATATTGTTCTCACACTCTTCCAACATCATGCTCTACCCGATGCACATCAGAACGATGGAACCTAGAGTTCTACCTGCATTCTTTGATATCTGCTCGGTCTGAACAAAGTTGATGAAATTTACGGAAAATATGTATTGAGGATACTGATAGCTTTAAAGACATGTGAAAACCATCTCAAGTTAACTCTGTTTTTGTCCTGCTGGTTTTCTATGGTGAAATTGCTGTACCTGAGAAAATTTTTGATTAAGCACCACACCCCAAATTATAGCTGTCGGAAGTGAATTTCCTGCTTTAAACAGTGCAAGCACGATGTACAAGAAAATGATTAtgattataaatcattttttattgCATTGTTTTTCAAAGGATGATGGCATTGGTGTATAATAACCTGCTCTCTCATTCTCTGGAGTATTGATATTTAGAAGTTGTATTACAGGCTTACGCATCCCTTTTACTTGTGTAATTTTTCTTCCAGTGGAGTAAGCCTTTGTAGTTTTGAACTGGTAGAGAATATAATTATCACCTGTTGTAGTTTCCAAGTTCTGTTGGTTGCAAACTTGTAATTCAGAGGATCAAAACTTGTTCAAGCTTCCAAGTGCAGTAACCTTGGTTGTACACCACAGTATCCTTCTTTTCTTAACTAAATCTCATCAATCTGTTGGAAATAAGATATTtggattgatttttttaatatatcccTTCTTTTCTTAACTAAATCTCATCAATCTGTTGGAAATAAGATATTTTGATcggtttttttttaacatatccCTGGAGGTTTGTCTAAATATGTAGTTACGGGACAACTGTGACCATgttgtgaaatttgtgtggttATTTAGTTTGATGTCTTGCGTTAGGGGGACTACATAATTTTGGTGCATGCCAAATGGCAATTTAGCTCACCTGATTATACTTCTTTTGGTTGAAGCAGTTATTTTACCAATCTGAGATGACCAGTAGAGAAGACGTAGATGTGGACGACGACTTTAGTGAAATATACAGAGCATATACTGGTCCTCTGGGATCTAATGCAAACAATGCACCAGacaatacaacaacaaataAACGATGTCATATGGGTTCGGATGAAGAAGAGGGAGCCCGTGACCCAAACGCCGTCCCAACAGATTTTACTAGCCGAGAAGCAAAGGTTTGGGAGGCTAAATCTAAAGCTACTGAAAAGAACTGGAAGAAAAGGAAAGAGGAAGAAATGATCTGTAAAATATGTGGTGAATCAGGCCACTTCACACAGGTTCTTTTTACccctttgttttgtttttctaaattttatttttacatacCTATACTTGGTGCAAGGATGAATTGGAATTTGGAAGCTATGTTGCTCTCCTTTTCTCCACACCCTTAAGGATACCATAGTCTATAGCATAGTTGTCAATCGCCCTCCGTAGCGCAAAGGTTTCCCATGTCTATAGCGAATAGCGTAGCGAGGGTTATTTGAAAGTAAAGCGTCagaagtatataaatatatagcaTATAGTAACATCAATTCAAAAACTTTAATTTCCAGTATAATATTCCATCAACTGTAATTGTAAAATACTAAAAgctgaaattattttaagttttttcatTGAAATATTATAGAAGACACAAAaataaagcaagaaattcagaaaaatataatttccagCAAATACCTAACTAAGTACATgtcaaaaaaaccaaaattagaaggaaaaaaaaggaCAGAAAATAAACATGTAGTTTCGCTTTGCAATAGCACCGCTATTTCAGCTATCACGATTGTCGCTATAGCGCCAATAGCGAGGATAGCGAGCGCTATTGCAAAGTCCATAGCGCATAGCGGTCCGTAGCGATGTGGTGTCGCTTCGCCACGCTATTCGCTATAGCGAGGGCTACGGGGGCTATTGACAACTATGGTCTATAGCATTTAATATTACTGTACATGATTTTTAGGTGGTATTTTTTTTCAACTCGAGAAGGTTAGCAGTGGTGCCTGATTTTGTTTTTCAGTTATTAAAGAGTCAAGGTGGTGCAATGACATCTGgtgtttaatatatatattttttaatttaaacacgaTGGTGTAGGGATGTGGGCATTTTCTTAAACTAAATTTACCCTCTTCGTTCATCCTAATTTGACTTTCTATATGGATGTTCTCCAACCATAATTTATTTTACTTATCAAGGGAATTATTTCGCCAATTTTGCATAGTAGTCCATGGCAATGCATGCTTTTGTGGAAAGATTGCcttgttttgtgattttatgatgtttggTAAATTATGCTGTTTTTAGGGCTGCCCATCTACGCTTGGAGCTCATCGCAAGTCTCAAGATTTCTTTGAAAGGGTTCCTGCAAGAGATCCTCATGTCAAAGCATTACTCTCTGAAAAGGCGGTCAATAAAATTGAGAAGGATATTGGTTGTAAAatcaaaatagaagaaaaatttatcaTTGTTAGCGGCAAGGATAGGCTAATCTTGAAAAAAGGTGTCGATGCAGTTCATAAAATTAAAGAAGAGGGAAAATCTAAGGGTATTCATAAATTCCCAGAGGAGGCTGAGCACAAAGTTTCTTCTGGTTCCCCTATTTCCTGGTCCAGGTCACCTGAACGTAGAAGTCCTGCTACTTCTCGATTAGGAAGAACTGATTCCCAAAAGTCTCGTCACAGCCCTCATAATTTAGCACATAACCCAAACAAGTATGGAAGACTGGAAAAATTTGTGGAAGACCGTGTTCGTGAAGATTTGCTGAAATTGTCGAGTGGCTCTCCCCAAggtaaaaatacaaattaatctGCCAGAGCTTTTTAATTGCACTATATCAGCCGTAGTTCTTTAGGTCTGAGTTCCCATCTGAGAGAGGCTCAACTAATAGTATTCTTACTTATAGTTAAGTTAGCAAAGGATTTATATGTTGTCCCATTTGTTGTACTTCTTCCATTAATACTTCTAGTTGCTCATCCATTTTTTGCAGCAAGAGGTAAGTTTTACGCTGAAGCCTTCTGTTCGATTCTGAAATAACATTCGTGGTGGTTCTGAAATGAAAGGACGGACTCTccaaatgaaattttttaattgaaagCAATCAAGTCTCATTTTGCTTCAGATGGATTCACTAAGAGAATTTAAGATAGTGTGTCATGATAAAGCTGCCAACATTGTTAGAGATCTTGAATGAAGTGCTTAATAAAGTCTTCCTTTGGTGAAGCTTCTGGTAATGATGGAGGTAGAGGTCGAGCTAGGCGTTCAAAGTCTTCTGCACGCCCTTCTGTCATTGGAAACACCTATAATTCATTTGATGGTCATAATCAAAACAGAGGTGGCTACAAGACGACCGATGGATGGAATCTCGACGAAGGTGAAGCTAACTTACAATTGAGTCATAACGTTGACCACTCTTCTTTCCCTCAAACATTGGAAGAATTAGAATCGGAATACAAAAGGGAGGCAATGGATCTTGCTAGACTCCGCGACAAAGAAGAAGATGAGGAAAATTACAGGCATCGTGAGGTTTGTTATGCGTCATTATGCATATGTGTTGCAATCATCCAATTTGTTGTTTACTTGAACATGTTGAATAAAACATCAATTTCAACTTATAAGAATCAGTTAGAGTTTCATCGTGTATTATTTGGAAAATATCTGGATGCCATCAAGTTCTATGTGCTATTCCGTTCGGGCTGCAAAACATATTTCTTCTATTGAATCGTTATTTggttttcttttaatttaaggCTGTTAGGGAAATCAGGGAGAGTTACATAAAAAATGTGGCTGTGCTTAAGGATACACATGCAAAATTGTGGGAAGAGTTTATTCAACTTGAAGGTCAAAGGAGACAGCAACAAGCACACCACCGCGTTCCAGTTTCTGGGTTTGATGGTTACCCAAGCTTTCAAGATTTTGATAATTCAACTGGTAATCTTCATCATGCTGGACCAAGTGTACCAGTGGATTCTAGGGGCAGGTACCAAAGCGCCGTGGAAAGTTATCCTTCTTCTAGACCTCCTGACACATATGTTGAAGTTCAGCGTCACAGGCGCGATGATTTTGGGAAAGCCTATAATCGATACTAAATTGGTTGATTAAAATTGTTGGTGAGTTGTCTTATCCCTAGTCATTCTACCAATGTTTGCAACCATTTTTGCAAGATTTAGGATTTTTTTACCGGAGAACACTTTTTTGACAGATATGAGTCTGGCTGGTATCCCCTAGTGAAATACAGGAGTCCTGTACTGTACAcatgagtatatatatatatatgcaaggACTTTTCCAGTCTTTAGAGTTGGAGACAAAATTTGTAAATGTGGTTTGTATATTATTCTACTTCGATGCACTGTAGTCTAAAATATCACTTAAAATTTTCAGGATCTTCACTACAAGTATTCGTAGGGAGCCCACATTATAGGTAAGTATGTCTATCATGCATGTTCTCAGCTCCGGAAGACTCGAGTTAAGTTTGCTGATGTGAAACTGTTACCTATGCTTCTCATCTGTGCAAGAGTTCATTATAGAGAGGTCTCTTCTTTGTGGCCTATGACTTTTGATGTTTTAATATTGACATGCTTCGATTCAAAGAAATCGAACGTCATTGGCAGCGATGATGGTGATGCTTAgcttattattttcttttcatggTGTTTCTTGTTTGGTATTTGCTTCTATGTGCGACTCCGGAaggtttgttcttttttttttctcaaacatATAAAGATGGTATCCTTCAGATTTATGATGGAAAATATCGTAGCAGTAACATTTTATTAGTGGGTTTTCAGCTTTTTTAAATtactttttcatatttgaatgagtgagttttttttttcttttgagatgCCGAAGttttaatatcataatttctgcttttaaattttggtttataagttttttaaaaaccttattTTATCCTAAAGGATTTTTGTTGAATAAAGAAAACGCCTTAGATTAAAAAAAGGTTGGTTTATTTGTTCGTACGTATCGAAATGGAAAATACTCTACATTGGTTTCTCAGGATAATTTGTTGCAAATGCAAGAAATGGAAGTAAGACATTATTTGATGTGAGAAATGGCATTGTGATTTCAATAAAAGCTAAGGTAATCCTATTAGAAACTCTTTTAGTTAGAAATTAGCACCAAAATAGTATAATTTTTGTATCAAACACAAAAAcatcttcaaaattttaaaaaaaaaatttgatcaagGACCA
The DNA window shown above is from Primulina huaijiensis isolate GDHJ02 chromosome 12, ASM1229523v2, whole genome shotgun sequence and carries:
- the LOC140989867 gene encoding uncharacterized protein → MTSREDVDVDDDFSEIYRAYTGPLGSNANNAPDNTTTNKRCHMGSDEEEGARDPNAVPTDFTSREAKVWEAKSKATEKNWKKRKEEEMICKICGESGHFTQGCPSTLGAHRKSQDFFERVPARDPHVKALLSEKAVNKIEKDIGCKIKIEEKFIIVSGKDRLILKKGVDAVHKIKEEGKSKGIHKFPEEAEHKVSSGSPISWSRSPERRSPATSRLGRTDSQKSRHSPHNLAHNPNKYGRLEKFVEDRVREDLLKLSSGSPQASGNDGGRGRARRSKSSARPSVIGNTYNSFDGHNQNRGGYKTTDGWNLDEGEANLQLSHNVDHSSFPQTLEELESEYKREAMDLARLRDKEEDEENYRHREAVREIRESYIKNVAVLKDTHAKLWEEFIQLEGQRRQQQAHHRVPVSGFDGYPSFQDFDNSTGNLHHAGPSVPVDSRGRYQSAVESYPSSRPPDTYVEVQRHRRDDFGKAYNRY